A genomic segment from Thiomicrorhabdus aquaedulcis encodes:
- a CDS encoding endonuclease/exonuclease/phosphatase family protein: protein MYQPKFTPISALNSTLHCDQAWSQSRLPACFNVLTWNLHKIDFSHFTHRPIESLLPIEPPHILSLQEATIIHSASASHRFFDLPFVMAPNLQTAKRQAGVLTASSSFLRGQQQCLTQSRELGFLTHKTALITHHTLACGQNLIHVNIHAINFVSHRVFAHELQQLWNHLAHSTQALIISGDFNTWNPTRLKTLLNATQQLNLSQVAYPDTRPIKTLMRQPLDHIFYRGLQLTSAQALNVPSLSDHNPLIAQFCQP, encoded by the coding sequence ATGTACCAACCCAAATTCACACCCATCAGCGCACTCAACTCAACACTGCACTGTGACCAGGCCTGGTCACAAAGCCGTTTGCCCGCGTGTTTTAATGTACTTACCTGGAATTTACACAAAATTGATTTTTCGCATTTTACCCACCGCCCAATTGAAAGCCTTTTGCCCATAGAGCCGCCCCACATTTTAAGCCTACAAGAAGCAACGATTATCCACAGTGCCAGTGCAAGTCATCGCTTCTTTGACCTTCCTTTTGTGATGGCGCCCAACTTGCAAACGGCCAAACGTCAAGCCGGGGTTTTAACCGCGTCTTCGAGCTTTTTACGCGGTCAACAACAATGCCTAACACAAAGCCGAGAACTGGGATTTTTAACCCACAAAACCGCACTCATCACTCATCACACTTTGGCCTGCGGCCAAAATTTAATTCACGTAAACATTCACGCCATTAACTTTGTGTCACACCGCGTGTTTGCTCACGAGTTGCAACAGCTTTGGAACCACCTTGCACACAGCACCCAAGCGCTCATTATCAGTGGCGATTTTAATACCTGGAATCCAACTCGCTTAAAAACTCTGCTAAACGCCACCCAACAACTCAACTTAAGCCAAGTGGCTTATCCCGATACTCGCCCTATTAAAACCCTGATGCGCCAACCCCTTGACCATATTTTTTATCGCGGCCTCCAGCTTACATCGGCTCAAGCACTCAATGTACCTAGTCTTTCGGATCACAATCCTCTCATTGCCCAGTTTTGCCAACCCTAA
- the gltB gene encoding glutamate synthase large subunit: MNPLQSHPGLNLTGLYSPEFEKENCGFGLIANMDDKPSHWVVQTAIESLANMTHRGGVAADCCTGDGCGLLIKKPAAFLQNIATQAGFELAPIYAAGMIFLNQDAAKAHLARKTLEEKLLNKGLVVAGWRVVPVNSSVLGTQAKGMEPRIEQIFVNAPADMTEAAFNRLLFTARRKTEMAIEPADNVFYIASLNSQLLSYKGLVMPKELPEFYLDLKNADFASSIISYHQRFSTNTAPQWRLAQPFRFLAHNGELNTIKGNRFWALARQSKFATPLLPDLADLKPLVAQSGSDSNSLDNMLEVLMMGDMPVFQALRLLVPPAWQNIPHMDPDKKAFLEYNSMHMEPWDGPAGMVINTGKYAICGVDRNGLRPTRYVITKDRHITFASEIGVYKYAPEDVVAKGRLRPGQVIAVDLETGTLMMPDEIDDQLKMAKPYREWMDKGYMHIEEKLQQVENTLGWDRHTADIYQKYFQVTFEERDAVIRVLAEEGQEATVSMGDDAPLPVFSHKPRSVFDYFRQMFAQVTNPPIDPLRENIVMSLNTCFGREMNMFEEGPEHARRLEVRSPVLSPSMMQQLMSMPDADYQNTVLSLHYNHEQMGLKAAVIALCDQAVQAVKDGYTLLVLSDLNVVDGHISIPAVMATGAVHHRLIVEGLRTEANLIVQTATARDPHHFAVLFGYGATAVYPYLAYETIEDMRRTNELDKNKPISDYIKNYRKAIDKGLYKILSKMGISTITSYRGSQLFEAVGLTSELVNLCFKDTPSRIEGAGFEHIELDQRRLAWEAFNPRKALQQGGQFKYVYGGEYHAFNPEVVNSIREAVQKNDQAKYNEFRDLVNTRPAMTIRDLLTFKDGITAIDISEVEPISAMFKRFDSAGISLGALSPEAHEALATAMNRLGARSNSGEGAEDPARYGTEKMSKIKQIASGRFGVTAHYLRNAEVLQIKVAQGAKPGEGGQLPGHKVDMTIAKLRHSVPGVTLISPPPHHDIYSIEDLAQLIYDLKQINPNALVSVKLVSEPGVGTIAAGVAKAYADLITISGYDGGTGASPMTSVKYAGNPFEMGLAEAHQVLRANDLRGQVILQADGGLKTGLDVIKAAILGAESFGFGTVPMIALGCKYLRICHLNTCAVGVATQDERLRKEHFIGLPEMVMNYFTFVAEETREWLAKLGVRSLHDLVGRVDLLKMIDNPLTEKQKNIDLSAFMTDGGVPADKPQTVQVKRNNPWDLGDIAEQMVKATLPTIEAKTGGTFHFDLVNTGRSIGARVAGEIAERYGNDGMKDAPITLKLTGIAGQSFGVFNVDGLNLHLEGDANDYVGKGMAGGEIVIRPPAVSTFDSKNTPIVGNTCLYGATGGKLFANGTGGERFAVRNSGATAVLEGLGDHGCEYMTGGTVVSLGEVGVNFGAGMSGGMAFILDENRTLPDRLNPEMVESIRIDTENTEAYRVYLKALITEYVEKTNSPWGQEVLANFSRYIRHFWLVKSRAIDIEALFDLFVSKVD; the protein is encoded by the coding sequence ATGAATCCATTACAATCTCATCCCGGCTTAAACTTAACAGGCCTTTATTCACCTGAGTTTGAAAAGGAGAACTGCGGCTTTGGTTTAATCGCAAACATGGACGATAAACCAAGTCACTGGGTCGTGCAAACCGCTATTGAATCACTGGCCAATATGACCCACCGTGGTGGTGTAGCCGCCGATTGCTGCACTGGCGATGGCTGTGGCCTGTTAATCAAAAAGCCCGCGGCGTTTTTACAAAACATCGCAACACAAGCGGGCTTTGAACTGGCTCCAATTTACGCCGCGGGCATGATTTTCTTAAATCAAGACGCTGCCAAAGCCCATTTAGCGCGTAAAACATTAGAAGAAAAATTGCTCAACAAGGGCTTAGTGGTTGCCGGCTGGCGCGTCGTTCCGGTTAATTCAAGCGTATTAGGCACTCAGGCCAAAGGCATGGAACCGCGCATTGAACAAATTTTTGTCAACGCACCCGCCGACATGACCGAAGCCGCGTTTAATCGTTTGTTGTTTACCGCACGTCGCAAAACTGAAATGGCCATTGAACCTGCTGACAACGTATTTTATATCGCCTCGCTTAACAGCCAGTTGTTGTCGTACAAAGGCTTGGTAATGCCTAAAGAATTACCCGAATTTTATCTAGATCTTAAAAACGCCGATTTTGCCTCGTCTATTATTTCGTATCACCAACGTTTTTCGACCAACACTGCACCGCAGTGGCGATTGGCGCAGCCTTTCCGCTTTTTGGCGCACAATGGTGAACTGAACACCATTAAAGGCAATCGCTTTTGGGCGTTGGCGCGTCAAAGCAAATTTGCCACGCCTTTATTGCCCGACTTGGCCGACCTAAAGCCGCTGGTGGCGCAATCCGGTTCTGACTCTAACTCGCTCGACAACATGCTCGAAGTGCTTATGATGGGCGACATGCCGGTGTTTCAGGCCTTGCGTTTATTGGTGCCACCGGCTTGGCAAAACATTCCACATATGGATCCGGACAAAAAAGCCTTTTTAGAATACAACTCCATGCACATGGAACCGTGGGATGGCCCGGCCGGAATGGTTATAAACACCGGCAAATACGCCATTTGCGGCGTAGATCGCAATGGCTTGCGTCCCACGCGTTACGTCATTACCAAAGACCGTCACATTACCTTTGCATCCGAAATTGGTGTGTACAAATATGCCCCCGAAGACGTGGTAGCCAAAGGTCGCTTACGACCAGGCCAGGTGATTGCCGTTGACCTCGAAACCGGCACACTGATGATGCCCGACGAAATTGACGATCAATTAAAAATGGCCAAACCCTACCGCGAGTGGATGGACAAAGGCTACATGCACATTGAAGAAAAACTGCAGCAAGTCGAAAACACCCTAGGCTGGGATCGCCATACCGCTGACATCTATCAAAAATACTTTCAAGTTACATTTGAAGAACGTGACGCAGTTATTCGTGTTCTTGCCGAAGAAGGTCAAGAAGCCACTGTATCGATGGGTGACGACGCACCTTTGCCGGTGTTTTCACACAAGCCACGTTCGGTGTTTGATTACTTTAGACAAATGTTTGCCCAGGTAACCAATCCGCCCATTGACCCATTGCGTGAAAACATTGTTATGTCCCTTAACACCTGTTTTGGTCGTGAGATGAACATGTTTGAAGAAGGCCCAGAACACGCGCGTCGCCTAGAAGTGCGCTCGCCCGTTCTCAGCCCATCCATGATGCAACAGTTGATGTCAATGCCAGACGCCGACTACCAAAACACCGTATTGTCACTGCACTACAATCACGAACAAATGGGCTTAAAAGCCGCCGTTATTGCCTTGTGCGATCAGGCTGTGCAAGCGGTTAAAGACGGTTACACCCTGTTGGTGTTAAGCGATTTAAATGTGGTCGATGGGCACATTAGCATTCCGGCTGTTATGGCCACGGGTGCGGTACACCACCGCTTAATTGTGGAAGGCTTGCGTACCGAAGCCAACCTAATTGTGCAAACCGCCACAGCACGTGACCCTCACCACTTTGCCGTGTTGTTTGGCTACGGTGCCACTGCCGTCTACCCCTATTTGGCGTACGAAACCATTGAAGACATGCGTCGCACCAATGAGTTAGACAAAAACAAACCCATTAGCGATTACATTAAAAACTACCGCAAAGCCATTGACAAAGGGCTGTACAAAATCCTCTCAAAAATGGGGATTTCGACCATTACCTCGTACCGTGGCTCACAACTTTTTGAAGCAGTCGGATTGACCTCTGAGTTGGTTAACCTATGCTTCAAAGACACCCCAAGCCGCATTGAAGGTGCAGGGTTTGAACACATTGAACTCGACCAACGCCGTCTGGCGTGGGAAGCGTTTAATCCGCGTAAAGCATTGCAACAAGGTGGCCAGTTTAAATACGTTTACGGTGGCGAATACCATGCTTTCAACCCCGAAGTGGTTAACAGCATTCGTGAAGCGGTGCAAAAAAACGACCAAGCCAAATACAATGAGTTTAGAGATTTGGTCAACACCCGTCCGGCTATGACCATTCGTGACTTGCTCACCTTTAAAGACGGCATTACCGCCATTGACATTAGCGAAGTTGAGCCTATTAGCGCGATGTTTAAGCGTTTTGATTCGGCCGGTATTTCGCTGGGCGCACTGTCACCCGAAGCCCATGAAGCGTTGGCCACCGCCATGAACCGTTTGGGCGCACGCTCCAATTCGGGCGAGGGTGCAGAAGACCCAGCGCGTTACGGCACCGAAAAAATGTCTAAAATTAAGCAAATCGCTTCGGGGCGCTTTGGGGTGACTGCACACTATTTACGCAATGCCGAAGTGCTGCAAATTAAAGTCGCTCAAGGTGCTAAACCGGGTGAAGGCGGGCAATTGCCTGGCCACAAGGTGGACATGACCATTGCCAAACTGCGTCATTCGGTGCCTGGGGTTACTTTAATTTCCCCACCGCCGCATCACGACATTTACTCTATTGAAGATTTGGCGCAGTTAATTTACGATTTAAAGCAAATTAACCCCAACGCATTAGTGTCGGTTAAGTTAGTGTCAGAACCTGGTGTGGGTACGATTGCAGCCGGCGTGGCCAAAGCCTACGCCGATTTAATCACCATTTCTGGCTACGATGGCGGAACCGGTGCCAGCCCAATGACCTCGGTTAAATACGCGGGCAATCCCTTTGAAATGGGCTTGGCCGAAGCGCATCAAGTGTTGCGTGCCAACGACCTACGCGGCCAGGTTATTTTACAAGCCGATGGCGGCTTAAAAACCGGTTTAGATGTGATTAAAGCGGCCATTTTAGGCGCAGAATCGTTTGGTTTTGGAACCGTACCCATGATTGCACTGGGCTGTAAATACCTCCGTATTTGCCACCTTAACACCTGTGCCGTGGGCGTAGCCACGCAAGACGAACGCTTACGTAAAGAGCATTTTATTGGTCTGCCCGAAATGGTCATGAACTACTTTACCTTTGTGGCCGAAGAAACTCGCGAATGGCTGGCCAAATTGGGTGTGCGTTCGTTGCACGATTTAGTGGGACGCGTTGATTTATTAAAAATGATTGACAACCCACTGACCGAAAAACAAAAAAACATCGACCTTTCGGCGTTTATGACCGACGGTGGTGTGCCGGCCGACAAACCACAAACCGTGCAAGTTAAACGCAATAACCCGTGGGATTTGGGTGACATAGCCGAACAGATGGTCAAAGCCACCTTGCCGACGATTGAAGCCAAAACCGGCGGAACATTCCATTTTGACCTGGTTAACACTGGCCGCTCGATTGGCGCACGTGTGGCGGGTGAAATTGCCGAACGTTATGGCAACGACGGCATGAAAGACGCACCCATTACCTTAAAGCTCACCGGCATAGCTGGGCAGTCGTTTGGGGTGTTTAACGTCGATGGCTTAAACTTACACCTAGAAGGCGATGCTAACGACTACGTGGGCAAAGGCATGGCCGGCGGCGAAATTGTGATTCGTCCACCTGCTGTAAGCACCTTTGACTCAAAAAACACGCCTATTGTAGGCAATACCTGTTTGTATGGTGCTACGGGCGGTAAATTATTTGCCAACGGCACCGGTGGTGAGCGTTTTGCAGTACGTAACTCGGGTGCTACGGCCGTTTTAGAAGGCTTAGGCGACCACGGTTGTGAATACATGACCGGTGGAACGGTGGTGAGCTTAGGTGAAGTGGGGGTTAACTTTGGTGCCGGTATGTCGGGAGGCATGGCGTTTATTCTAGATGAAAACCGCACCCTACCCGATCGCCTCAACCCCGAAATGGTCGAATCTATTCGCATTGACACCGAAAACACCGAAGCGTATCGCGTCTATTTAAAAGCGTTAATTACCGAATACGTCGAAAAAACCAACAGCCCTTGGGGACAAGAAGTGCTGGCCAACTTTAGCCGTTATATTCGCCATTTTTGGCTGGTTAAGTCACGCGCCATTGACATTGAAGCCCTGTTTGACCTATTTGTGTCAAAAGTCGATTAA
- a CDS encoding FAD-dependent oxidoreductase, protein MPNVRQFLELNRQLPEKKLAETRKTEFTEIYHPFDMQSAMAQADRCLHCGNPYCEYACPVHNYIPNWLKLVAEGNIMEAAEISHKTNSLPEMCGRICPQDRLCEQACTLEDTHFGSVTIGQIEKYITDTAFAMGWKPDLSNVPHSGKKVAIVGSGPAGLSAADILIRNGVTPVVFEKQPEIGGLLTFGIPQFKLDKDIVIRRRQMLEEMGVEFHCNTEIGKDVHFQTLVSDYDAVFLGLGTYKPMAGRFPGEEMPGVYKALDFLIGNVKHELGMPQTPEPFVSMAGKKVVVLGGGDTTMDCTRTSIRQGASEVYCVYRRDEENMPGSRAEVKNAREEGVQFKFNLAPVEIIGNGQVQGIKVVETRMGEPDAKGRRVAETVPGSEFIIECDAVVVAFGFQPNPPEWLKDFNIELNSWNGVVASDKSLFTFQTSNPKVFAGGDMVRGSSLVVEAVAEGRAAAEGILDYLNV, encoded by the coding sequence ATGCCCAATGTACGACAATTTTTAGAACTTAACCGCCAGCTTCCCGAAAAGAAACTGGCCGAAACGCGTAAAACGGAATTTACTGAAATTTATCATCCGTTTGACATGCAAAGCGCCATGGCACAAGCCGACCGTTGCTTGCACTGCGGCAATCCGTATTGCGAATACGCTTGCCCTGTGCACAACTACATTCCAAACTGGTTAAAGCTGGTGGCCGAAGGCAATATTATGGAAGCCGCTGAAATCTCCCATAAAACCAACTCATTGCCCGAAATGTGCGGTCGCATCTGTCCACAAGATCGCTTATGTGAACAGGCCTGTACCTTAGAAGACACCCATTTTGGCTCGGTGACCATTGGTCAAATAGAAAAATACATTACCGACACCGCGTTTGCGATGGGCTGGAAACCCGACCTGTCCAATGTGCCACACAGCGGTAAAAAAGTCGCGATTGTCGGCTCTGGCCCGGCGGGATTGTCGGCTGCGGATATTTTAATTCGCAACGGTGTCACCCCCGTGGTATTTGAAAAACAACCCGAAATTGGTGGCTTATTAACCTTTGGGATTCCACAATTTAAGCTCGACAAAGACATTGTGATTCGTCGTCGTCAAATGTTAGAAGAGATGGGCGTAGAGTTTCATTGCAACACCGAAATTGGTAAAGACGTACACTTTCAAACCCTAGTGAGCGATTACGACGCAGTGTTTTTAGGTTTAGGCACTTACAAACCAATGGCTGGACGCTTTCCAGGTGAAGAGATGCCTGGCGTGTACAAAGCCCTAGACTTTTTAATTGGCAACGTAAAACACGAACTGGGCATGCCACAAACCCCCGAACCGTTTGTGAGCATGGCCGGTAAAAAAGTGGTGGTGCTAGGCGGCGGCGACACTACAATGGACTGCACGCGTACCTCGATTCGTCAAGGCGCCTCAGAAGTGTATTGCGTGTATCGTCGTGATGAAGAAAACATGCCAGGATCACGCGCTGAAGTTAAAAACGCCCGCGAAGAAGGGGTGCAATTTAAGTTTAATTTGGCACCCGTTGAAATCATTGGCAACGGCCAAGTACAAGGTATTAAGGTCGTTGAAACTCGCATGGGAGAGCCCGACGCCAAAGGCCGCCGTGTGGCCGAAACGGTTCCGGGTTCAGAGTTTATTATTGAATGCGATGCTGTCGTGGTAGCGTTTGGTTTTCAACCCAATCCGCCTGAGTGGTTGAAAGACTTTAACATTGAGCTTAATAGCTGGAACGGCGTGGTGGCGTCTGATAAATCGCTGTTTACCTTTCAGACCAGCAATCCCAAAGTGTTTGCCGGTGGCGACATGGTGCGCGGCTCAAGCTTAGTGGTAGAAGCGGTGGCCGAAGGGCGTGCGGCGGCGGAAGGTATTTTAGACTATCTAAATGTATAG
- a CDS encoding tetratricopeptide repeat protein, which produces MNPTLPAYAFEVSLKNFNDLVLLNSHKLPVVVEFMSVDSGICMEVEKSLTDLAHDFSGQFIFVKVDVYEQPELKAEYDIQNLPTIKVFKDGNIVRHEVGRMDSDELALMLKEFGIYRASDETRMQAREAHLAGDTMAAINLLTQAIQSDPSNRRVALDMIQVLLDVDAIEPATDLFNRLPDADKESDIGRALVGQLTFKNLALKTSGKTALLAQINADRLDFDAYFDLAICLVAEHDPKGALDALFALHEQSPTYREGAARELIITIVNMLSSTDVELSKQYRQRLGSSVN; this is translated from the coding sequence ATGAACCCAACCCTGCCTGCTTATGCCTTTGAAGTGTCGCTTAAAAATTTTAATGATTTAGTACTGTTAAACTCACACAAACTCCCTGTTGTGGTTGAGTTTATGAGCGTCGATTCAGGAATCTGCATGGAAGTTGAAAAATCGCTCACCGATTTAGCTCACGACTTTTCTGGCCAGTTTATTTTTGTAAAGGTCGATGTCTATGAGCAACCAGAACTTAAAGCCGAATACGACATTCAAAACTTACCCACCATTAAAGTCTTTAAAGACGGCAACATCGTCCGTCATGAAGTAGGCAGAATGGACAGTGATGAACTTGCCTTAATGCTAAAAGAGTTTGGCATTTACCGTGCTTCAGATGAAACACGCATGCAAGCACGTGAAGCGCATTTGGCGGGCGACACTATGGCCGCCATCAACTTATTAACGCAAGCGATACAATCCGACCCCAGCAACCGCCGCGTGGCGCTCGACATGATTCAAGTTTTACTGGACGTTGATGCGATAGAACCGGCCACCGATTTGTTCAATCGTTTACCCGATGCCGACAAAGAGAGCGACATTGGCCGCGCGCTCGTTGGTCAACTGACCTTTAAAAATTTAGCCCTAAAAACATCCGGTAAAACGGCACTGTTAGCGCAAATCAACGCCGATCGACTCGATTTTGATGCCTATTTTGATTTAGCCATTTGCCTAGTAGCGGAACATGACCCCAAAGGTGCATTAGACGCTTTATTTGCTTTGCACGAACAGTCACCGACTTACCGTGAAGGCGCAGCACGTGAACTTATCATCACCATAGTAAATATGCTTTCTTCCACCGACGTCGAACTGTCCAAGCAATACCGCCAACGATTGGGCAGTTCGGTAAACTAA
- a CDS encoding NAD(P)/FAD-dependent oxidoreductase: MNHEKNQDNAPINGLGGLSRRGFLMGAAAGLAYMTGLENAIASQSSDTPVHIVIAGSGSAGISIANRLAKALPNGKITIIDRKEAHVYWPGLTLVATGLWPKDKVLPGANADFLPHGANINHIKEMVASFDPDNKKLTTDAGQVIGYDYLVVSMGIEYDYQAIEGMDVEAIGQKGLTSVYHSPDKAEASWKVIESYTQKGGNGYFTLPATPIRCAGAPLKMAFLTLDRLKKNGGFEQANMNFYSSTGGVFGLPWFNDFVIERFKENNMGTALKTQLKAIDIGAQKAHFSNAEGEIKEVAYDLLHVVPPMRAPKVVRESDLAWGEGTFASGGWLAVDKNSLQHTTYPEIFGCGDVNGTPLGKTAATVKMSVPIVVNNLLSVIAGNEPTASFNGYTSCPLITQVGSAMLIEFDYNKDLIPTFDFIDPKQESWFAWIMKEQMLKPTYLKMLEGKV, from the coding sequence ATGAACCATGAAAAAAATCAAGATAACGCGCCCATAAATGGCCTTGGCGGCTTAAGCCGTCGTGGTTTTTTAATGGGAGCTGCGGCAGGCCTTGCCTATATGACTGGATTAGAAAATGCCATTGCCAGTCAATCCAGCGACACCCCAGTCCATATTGTTATAGCCGGCAGTGGTTCGGCGGGAATCAGCATTGCCAACCGCCTGGCCAAAGCACTGCCTAATGGCAAAATCACCATTATTGACCGCAAAGAAGCACACGTTTACTGGCCAGGTTTAACACTGGTGGCCACTGGTTTATGGCCAAAGGACAAAGTATTACCGGGTGCTAACGCCGATTTTTTACCGCACGGTGCAAACATTAACCATATTAAAGAGATGGTGGCTTCGTTTGACCCCGATAATAAAAAACTCACCACCGATGCCGGTCAAGTGATTGGGTACGACTACCTGGTAGTAAGCATGGGTATTGAGTACGACTACCAGGCCATCGAAGGCATGGACGTTGAAGCCATTGGTCAAAAAGGCTTAACCAGCGTATACCACAGCCCAGACAAAGCCGAAGCATCGTGGAAAGTAATTGAAAGCTACACTCAAAAAGGCGGTAACGGCTATTTCACCTTGCCGGCCACGCCTATTCGTTGCGCGGGTGCGCCGTTAAAAATGGCCTTTTTAACCTTGGACCGTTTAAAAAAGAACGGCGGATTTGAGCAAGCCAACATGAACTTCTACTCGTCCACAGGCGGTGTATTTGGTTTGCCTTGGTTTAACGACTTTGTCATTGAACGCTTTAAAGAAAATAACATGGGCACAGCGCTAAAAACCCAGCTTAAAGCCATTGATATTGGCGCCCAAAAAGCCCACTTTAGCAACGCCGAAGGCGAGATTAAAGAAGTTGCGTACGATTTACTTCACGTAGTACCGCCTATGCGCGCACCCAAAGTGGTTCGTGAATCGGACTTGGCATGGGGCGAAGGCACGTTTGCATCGGGCGGCTGGTTGGCTGTTGATAAAAATTCATTGCAACACACCACCTACCCAGAAATATTTGGTTGCGGTGATGTCAACGGCACACCACTAGGCAAAACGGCTGCTACAGTCAAAATGTCGGTTCCCATTGTGGTTAACAACTTGTTGTCGGTGATTGCCGGTAATGAACCCACAGCGAGCTTTAACGGCTATACGTCGTGCCCGCTTATTACTCAAGTTGGTTCGGCCATGTTGATTGAGTTTGATTACAACAAAGACTTAATCCCCACCTTCGATTTTATCGACCCAAAACAAGAGTCTTGGTTTGCCTGGATTATGAAAGAACAAATGCTCAAACCCACATACCTAAAAATGCTGGAAGGCAAGGTCTAA